A genomic stretch from Spiroplasma endosymbiont of Clivina fossor includes:
- a CDS encoding IS5 family transposase (programmed frameshift): protein MKFKKNNQISDKNFLRLTGIKHTTFNKMLEILKIEELKKRFRRGRTNKLSLENRILMTLEYWREYRTYFHIAKSYDISESSCYRNIKWIEDTLIKHPNFQQLTGQKSLLKDYFKDKTVIIDVTESQIQRPKKGQKQHYSGKKKKHTIKTQVIIEKDSKKIISSDFSYGKNHDFKILKDSKIKFLPETTVLVDLGYQGIQKINHNVLIPKRKSKKNPLNKEEKQNNERISKMRIVIENVFAILKKFKIISEKYRNRRKRFALRFNLIASIYNLQLLV from the exons ATGAAATTTAAAAAAAATAATCAAATAAGTGATAAAAATTTTTTAAGATTAACTGGTATTAAACATACTACTTTTAATAAAATGCTAGAAATTTTAAAAATAGAAGAATTAAAAAAGAGATTTCGTCGCGGAAGAACCAATAAATTATCATTAGAAAATCGTATTTTAATGACTTTAGAATATTGAAGAGAATATAGAACTTATTTTCATATTGCAAAAAGTTATGATATTAGTGAAAGTAGTTGTTATAGAAATATCAAATGAATTGAAGACACTTTAATAAAACACCCTAATTTTCAACAACTTACTGGTCAAAAATCACTATTAAAAGATTATTTCAAAGATAAGACTGTTATAATTGATGTAACTGAAAGCCAAATCCAACGCCCAAAAAAAG GACAAAAACAGCACTACTCAGGAAAAAAGAAAAAACACACAATAAAAACACAAGTTATAATTGAAAAAGATAGTAAAAAAATTATTAGTTCTGATTTTTCTTATGGTAAAAACCATGACTTTAAAATTTTAAAAGATTCAAAAATTAAATTTTTACCAGAAACAACTGTTTTAGTGGATTTAGGTTATCAAGGCATACAAAAAATTAATCATAATGTTTTAATTCCTAAAAGAAAATCAAAGAAAAACCCTTTAAATAAAGAAGAAAAGCAAAATAATGAGCGAATTTCAAAAATGAGAATTGTTATTGAAAATGTTTTTGCTATACTTAAAAAATTTAAAATTATTAGTGAAAAATATCGAAATCGTAGAAAAAGATTTGCTTTAAGATTTAATTTAATAGCTTCAATTTATAATTTACAACTATTAGTTTAA
- a CDS encoding IS1/IS1595 family N-terminal zinc-binding domain-containing protein: MEKIIQELVNTLTDDQFLEFYEKVKQQAELIKKQKRLNEIDQKFRAQGIKCPKCESYHCVKNGHNSEGKQKYLCKNCRASFDAFRNHFIY, translated from the coding sequence ATGGAAAAAATAATTCAAGAACTAGTAAATACTTTAACAGATGATCAATTTTTAGAATTTTATGAAAAAGTCAAACAACAAGCAGAATTAATAAAAAAACAAAAACGGTTAAATGAAATTGATCAAAAATTTAGAGCGCAAGGTATTAAATGCCCTAAATGTGAATCTTACCATTGCGTTAAAAATGGACATAATTCAGAAGGAAAACAAAAATATTTATGTAAAAATTGCCGTGCAAGTTTTGACGCTTTTCGTAATCATTTTATTTATTAG
- a CDS encoding transposase family protein gives MKTQVIIEKDSKKIISSDFSYGKNHDFKILKDSKIKFLPETTVLVDLGYQGIQKINHNVLIPKRKSKKNPLNKEEKQNNERISKMRIVIENVFAILKKFKIISEKYRNRRKRFALRFNLIASIYNLQLLV, from the coding sequence ATAAAAACACAAGTTATAATTGAAAAAGATAGTAAAAAAATTATTAGTTCTGATTTTTCTTATGGTAAAAACCATGACTTTAAAATTTTAAAAGATTCAAAAATTAAATTTTTACCAGAAACAACTGTTTTAGTGGATTTAGGTTATCAAGGCATACAAAAAATTAATCATAATGTTTTAATTCCTAAAAGAAAATCAAAGAAAAACCCTTTAAATAAAGAAGAAAAGCAAAATAATGAGCGAATTTCAAAAATGAGAATTGTTATTGAAAATGTTTTTGCTATACTTAAAAAATTTAAAATTATTAGTGAAAAATATCGAAATCGTAGAAAAAGATTTGCTTTAAGATTTAATTTAATAGCTTCAATTTATAATTTACAACTATTAGTTTAA
- a CDS encoding transposase family protein: MKFKKNNQISDKNFLRLTGIKHTTFNKMLEILKIEELKKRFRRGRTNKLSLENRILMTLEYWREYRTYFHIAKSYDISESSCYRNIKWIEDTLIKHPNFQQLTGQKSLLKDYFKDKTVIIDVTESQIQRPKKDKNSTTQEKRKNTQ; encoded by the coding sequence ATGAAATTTAAAAAAAATAATCAAATAAGTGATAAAAATTTTTTAAGATTAACTGGTATTAAACATACTACTTTTAATAAAATGCTAGAAATTTTAAAAATAGAAGAATTAAAAAAGAGATTTCGTCGCGGAAGAACCAATAAATTATCATTAGAAAATCGTATTTTAATGACTTTAGAATATTGAAGAGAATATAGAACTTATTTTCATATTGCAAAAAGTTATGATATTAGTGAAAGTAGTTGTTATAGAAATATCAAATGAATTGAAGACACTTTAATAAAACACCCTAATTTTCAACAACTTACTGGTCAAAAATCACTATTAAAAGATTATTTCAAAGATAAGACTGTTATAATTGATGTAACTGAAAGCCAAATCCAACGCCCAAAAAAAGACAAAAACAGCACTACTCAGGAAAAAAGAAAAAACACACAATAA